A window of Ignavibacteriales bacterium genomic DNA:
TGTCGCGATCCTATCTTTCTTTCCCGTCCATTCTGTTTTTCAAATTCCTGAACACGAGCATCGAGCAGGTTCAGAAACAATATGTGCTCGCGCGCGATAATCCGAGTGACGTACGCTCGAGCGACGCGAAAATCTCGGAAGCGTTTGAAAAAGGGCTGGAAGCTCTGCCGTTCGCGCAGAAGTTCCTGGGTAACCTGGTGCCCCGTCCGAACTGGACGATCCGGTGGGACGGCCTTGAAAAATTACCTCTCTTCAATTTGATCACCACGCGCATCGCATTCGATCACAGCTATACATCGGGCTACAAGATGCGTTGGAGAATCGATCCGACGGGGAACCAGATCACTGAAAGTCAGGGTGTGAGCTACGGTTTTGCGCCGCTCGTCGGTTTCAATGTTACGTTCAAGCAGATTCTGAAGGGGAATTTTACAGCGAACTTCCGCTACGGGACTTCGACAAACTACGACCTGACTCCGGCCGCGCAGAATATCGTCCAGTCAGACATTATAGACATGACTATCACCGGCGGATTCTCACGCAGCGGCTTCGAGATTCCGTTCTTCGGTCTGGCCCTCTCCAACGACATTGAAGTCAGTTTCTCGTACAGCAATTCCAAGAACGCACGGCGCGTGTACGATCTGAACTCCGACAACTTCAAGCCGGAAGGGACGCCGCTTGAGGGCTCCAGCAGGACGATTCTGGAACCCCGTATCCGGTACATTCTCAGTGCGAGAGTCACAGCTTCTGTATACTACAAGTACACGAAGCTCAAGCCCGACGAAGGCGGCTCGCGCATCCCTGGTTCAACAACGAATGAGGGGGGGCTGGATGTTCGTATTTCTATCCAGCCCTGATGAGATCTTCTTTTGCTGCGGAAGTTTGTTTCAAAACATGACCATTCCACGGAGGTGACTTTTCGGACCTTGTTCACGACATCTTAGTTCACCGTTCGATGAACATTTTGTCCCGGAGGTCACCATGTCCAATCACCTGAGCAGATTTACCTGGATCATCATCCTCTCTTGTGCGCTAGCCGCAGTCAGTTCCGCTGGAGCTCGACCCGACAAAATGGCCAGCGTTCGCATTAAGACGCTGTCGATGTATCGACCATCCGTGGCTGGCCAAGGAGAAATCCACACACATCTGACACGGTGGTTTGAATCGCAGGGTGTAAAAGTCTCCGACACCGCCGAGTGGGTTGTCTGGTTCAATGCTCTCAACATTGACGAGTCTGATACGAACCATATCATCCTGGCAATCGGTCTTGGTCACACGCTTCCGAAGGAGGCGATCGAAATGGGAAAGAAGTCAGAAATATTCTATTCCCATCTGCCTGTTTCAAAGAAGTCTTCGCTCCCGGCGGAGGGAAAGTTCATCCGCGAATATGTTACCGAAGGATTTCTGTATGAGTTCATGTATCCGCTGGACGAGAAGCTTGCGGTGGTTCCACGGCAGAAGCTGCTGGAGCGTCTCGACGAGCTCGTGAACGATCTTTGCGCCAGACAACTCGAGGGCTGATCCCGCAATTGCACGGCAGACGGCGGGCAACGTGCCCGTTCGTTGATTCTCAGGACTAGATTGGGTACTTTCATAGAAGGAAAATGATGACGAAGAAAAGAATATTGTGGGTCGACGACGAGATTGATCTCCTCCGTGCGCACGTGCGCCTCCTGGAAGAGAAAGGGTACACTGTGGAAACAGCCACGAATGGCGAAGATGCTCTCCAGATGACGAGGGAAAAGGGGTACGATCTGGTCTTTCTGGATGAGATGATGCCGGGGATGGGCGGACTCCAGACACTTTCCAAAATGAAGGATCTTGATCCGAAGATCCCGATCGTGATGGTGACGAAAAACGAAGCCGAAAGTCTCATGGAGGAGGCAATCGGTGGGAAGATCAGCGACTATCTGACGAAACCTGTGAATCCCAGTCAGATTCTGCTTGCCTGCAAGAAGATTCTGGAAGGGAAGAAGATCTCAAGCGAGCACGTGTCCCGCGACTATTCGGCGGAATTCAGCCAGATCTCTCTCGCCCTCATGAATCCGATGGATCACAACGGGTGGTATGAGTTGTATTCCAAACTCACGGGCTGGGACATGGAGCTCGATGAGCATCCCGAGCTGGGCCTGCGTCAGACACTTGTCGACCAAAAACGGGAATGCAACGCGGAATTCGGTAAGTATGTCGAAAGGAACTACCGGAACTGGATCAACCAGACAACGGACAAGCCGGTTCTTTCCACGCAGGTCGTTGAGCAGTTCGTCATTCCGGAGCTCGACAACACGGGATCGGTGTTTCTCTTTATCATCGACTGTCTGAGGCTGGACCAGTGGCTTGTGATGGAGCACTTCCTTTCAGATTACTTCTCGGTCGAGCGTTCCTTCCAGTTCAGCATTCTGCCTACGGCGACACCCTACTCCCGCAACGCGATTTTTAGCGGCTTGTTTCCCGTCGAGCTTGAACAGCGGTTCCCGGAGATTTGGGCCCCCGGCGACGATGATGAAAACAGCCGGAACCGGGACGAGCATCAGCTTCTGGACAAGCTGCTGGAGAGAAAGCGCATTGCCTTGAAGCCCGAGCCCAAGTACATCAAGATTTTGGATGCGGACTTCGGGCGGCAGGTCGAGGGGAACATCCTCTCCTATACCAAGGGCAAGCTGACGGCGGTGGTGGTGAATTTTGTGGATATGCTGGCCCATGGCCGGTCCGACTCTCAACTCCTCAAGGAAATTGCACCGGACGAAGCAGCCTATCGGTCGCTGACGCGCTCTTGGTTCCAGCACTCCTCGTTGTTCAGCATGCTCAAGGTGCTCTCGACGCAGAAGAACGTGAAGATCGTCCTCACCTCAGATCACGGCAGTATCCGCTGTATGCGCGGGTCGAAAGTAATCGGTGACCGTGAGGCCTCGACGAACCTTCGGTACAAGTTCGGCCGCAACCTGCGCGTAGACGAACGGCATGCGGTATTTGTGAAGCATCCGCAGGACTACAAACTGCCGCGGGCAAGCGTGACAACGAACTACATCCTTGCGAAGGAAGACTATTACTTCGTCTATCCGACGGATTATCATCGGTACCTCGCTCAATATCGCGACAGCTTCCAGCACGGCGGCATCTCCATGGAAGAAATGATGCTGCCCGTGGTGACGCTCACGCCCAAGAGGTAAAGAAATTTGCCACGGATGATCACGGAAGAAGCACGGATCGGACGGATTGAGAGAATGAAATGTGTGTTCTCATCCGTGAACATCCGTCGAGATCTGTGTTGATCCGTGGTTTCTTGTCCTTTCAAAGAATGGCAATGCTCAACGAACACCTTACACACTCAGAAGAGGAGACGCTCACGCTGGCACAGTCCTTCGCCGGCCGACTCGAGCGGGGGGATGTTGTTGCCCTGTGGGGTGAGCTGGGTACGGGGAAGACACGTTTCGTAAAAGGTGTGTGCGAAGCGTTCGGAGCGAACCGGCACGTCTCAAGCCCGAGCTTCGTCATTCTCAACCGCTATGAGGGAACGGGGAGGGATCAACGGGAATTGTTCGTCTATCACCTCGACCTATACCGTGTGAAATCAGCCGAGGAGATCTATGATCTCGGCTTTGAGGAGTTTGTCTACGGTGACGGTATCACGTTGATAGAATGGGCCGAACAGCTTGGAGATCTCCTGCCGCCAAAGCGCTATGATGTACGGCTGGTCTATGGCGAGAAAGACGCTGATCGCACGATTTCCATCGAGGCCCTGAACGCGGGAGCGGGCGGAACGGGATCGCGAAAGGTATCGACGGTATCATGAATATTCTGGGCCTCGAAACATCCACTGCCGTCTGTTCTGTCGGGCTCTTCCGCGAGGGACAGCCTGGTGTTGAACATTCACTGCGCGAGTCGCATATACACTCCGAGAAGTTGTTGACGCTCATGCAGGAAGTCATGAAGGAAGCGGGCATCGGAATGAAGGAGCTGGATGCAATCGCCGTCTCCATTGGACCCGGCTCGTTCACAGGACTGCGAATCGGGCTGAGCACAGCAAAGGGGCTGT
This region includes:
- a CDS encoding response regulator, whose product is MTKKRILWVDDEIDLLRAHVRLLEEKGYTVETATNGEDALQMTREKGYDLVFLDEMMPGMGGLQTLSKMKDLDPKIPIVMVTKNEAESLMEEAIGGKISDYLTKPVNPSQILLACKKILEGKKISSEHVSRDYSAEFSQISLALMNPMDHNGWYELYSKLTGWDMELDEHPELGLRQTLVDQKRECNAEFGKYVERNYRNWINQTTDKPVLSTQVVEQFVIPELDNTGSVFLFIIDCLRLDQWLVMEHFLSDYFSVERSFQFSILPTATPYSRNAIFSGLFPVELEQRFPEIWAPGDDDENSRNRDEHQLLDKLLERKRIALKPEPKYIKILDADFGRQVEGNILSYTKGKLTAVVVNFVDMLAHGRSDSQLLKEIAPDEAAYRSLTRSWFQHSSLFSMLKVLSTQKNVKIVLTSDHGSIRCMRGSKVIGDREASTNLRYKFGRNLRVDERHAVFVKHPQDYKLPRASVTTNYILAKEDYYFVYPTDYHRYLAQYRDSFQHGGISMEEMMLPVVTLTPKR
- the tsaE gene encoding tRNA (adenosine(37)-N6)-threonylcarbamoyltransferase complex ATPase subunit type 1 TsaE — protein: MLNEHLTHSEEETLTLAQSFAGRLERGDVVALWGELGTGKTRFVKGVCEAFGANRHVSSPSFVILNRYEGTGRDQRELFVYHLDLYRVKSAEEIYDLGFEEFVYGDGITLIEWAEQLGDLLPPKRYDVRLVYGEKDADRTISIEALNAGAGGTGSRKVSTVS